Proteins co-encoded in one Dendropsophus ebraccatus isolate aDenEbr1 chromosome 9, aDenEbr1.pat, whole genome shotgun sequence genomic window:
- the TFAP4 gene encoding transcription factor AP-4 isoform X2, whose protein sequence is MKLLLQDFYSLANIPLTPETQRDQERRIRREIANSNERRRMQSINAGFQSLKTLIPHTDGEKLSKAAILQQTADYIFSLEQEKTRLLQQNTQLKRFIQEFNGSSPKRRRAEDKDEGIGSPDIWEEEKADDLRREMIELRQQLDKERSVRMMLEEQVRALEAHMYPEKLKAIAQQIQEEGGQGQSNESLDRGDQPLESQLLASHVPLAPTHHPTVIVPAPPPPSHHVNVVTVGHSSVISSVSTSRQNLDTIVQAIQHIEGTRDKQLQEDEQRRAVIVNAARPCEDSDTASDTECDDSEADQNKDDAMEDP, encoded by the exons CCTAGCAAACATCCCCTTGACGCCAGAGACGCAACGGGACCAGGAAAGACGGATACGTCGGGAAATCGCTAATAGCAATGAACGCCGCCGTATGCAGAGCATCAATGCTGGATTCCAGTCTCTAAAAACTCTAATTCCCCACACGGATGGGGAGAAGCTAAGCAAG GCAGCAATACTGCAGCAAACTGCAGACTATATATTCTCCCTGGAACAGGAGAAGACCAGGTTACTGCAACAGAATACTCAGCTCAAGCGCTTTATCCAG GAGTTCAATGGCTCATCACCTAAGCGGCGACGGGCAGAAGACAAGGATGAGGGCATTGGCTCCCCAGATATCTGGGAAGAAGAAAAAGCAGACGACTTGAGGAGAGAAATGATTGAATTGAGGCAACAACTGGACAAGGAACGCTCtgtgaggatgatgctggaggagCAG GTGCGGGCTCTGGAAGCTCACATGTACCCTGAAAAGTTGAAGGCTATAGCTCAACAAATCCAGGAAGAGGGAGGGCAGGGACAATCGAACGAGTCACTGGACAGGGGTGACCAACCTCTCGAATCTCAG CTCCTGGCATCACATGTGCCCTTGGCGCCCACTCACCACCCCACGGTAATAGTGCCCGCACCGCCTCCACCTTCTCATCACGTCAATGTTGTGACTGTGGGACATTCCTCAGTAATCAGTTCGGTGTCCACATCCCGGCAGAACTTGGACACGATTGTGCAG GCCATACAGCACATAGAGGGTACACGAGACAAACAGCTGCAGGAAGATGAGCAGCGAAGGGCGGTCATTGTGAACGCTGCACGCCCATGCGAAGACTCGGACACCGCGTCGGACACAGAATGTGATGATAGCGAGGCAGATCAAAACAAGGATGATGCAATGGAGGACCCCTGA
- the TFAP4 gene encoding transcription factor AP-4 isoform X1 yields the protein MEYFMMPAQKVPSLQHFRKTEKEVIGGLCSLANIPLTPETQRDQERRIRREIANSNERRRMQSINAGFQSLKTLIPHTDGEKLSKAAILQQTADYIFSLEQEKTRLLQQNTQLKRFIQEFNGSSPKRRRAEDKDEGIGSPDIWEEEKADDLRREMIELRQQLDKERSVRMMLEEQVRALEAHMYPEKLKAIAQQIQEEGGQGQSNESLDRGDQPLESQLLASHVPLAPTHHPTVIVPAPPPPSHHVNVVTVGHSSVISSVSTSRQNLDTIVQAIQHIEGTRDKQLQEDEQRRAVIVNAARPCEDSDTASDTECDDSEADQNKDDAMEDP from the exons CCTAGCAAACATCCCCTTGACGCCAGAGACGCAACGGGACCAGGAAAGACGGATACGTCGGGAAATCGCTAATAGCAATGAACGCCGCCGTATGCAGAGCATCAATGCTGGATTCCAGTCTCTAAAAACTCTAATTCCCCACACGGATGGGGAGAAGCTAAGCAAG GCAGCAATACTGCAGCAAACTGCAGACTATATATTCTCCCTGGAACAGGAGAAGACCAGGTTACTGCAACAGAATACTCAGCTCAAGCGCTTTATCCAG GAGTTCAATGGCTCATCACCTAAGCGGCGACGGGCAGAAGACAAGGATGAGGGCATTGGCTCCCCAGATATCTGGGAAGAAGAAAAAGCAGACGACTTGAGGAGAGAAATGATTGAATTGAGGCAACAACTGGACAAGGAACGCTCtgtgaggatgatgctggaggagCAG GTGCGGGCTCTGGAAGCTCACATGTACCCTGAAAAGTTGAAGGCTATAGCTCAACAAATCCAGGAAGAGGGAGGGCAGGGACAATCGAACGAGTCACTGGACAGGGGTGACCAACCTCTCGAATCTCAG CTCCTGGCATCACATGTGCCCTTGGCGCCCACTCACCACCCCACGGTAATAGTGCCCGCACCGCCTCCACCTTCTCATCACGTCAATGTTGTGACTGTGGGACATTCCTCAGTAATCAGTTCGGTGTCCACATCCCGGCAGAACTTGGACACGATTGTGCAG GCCATACAGCACATAGAGGGTACACGAGACAAACAGCTGCAGGAAGATGAGCAGCGAAGGGCGGTCATTGTGAACGCTGCACGCCCATGCGAAGACTCGGACACCGCGTCGGACACAGAATGTGATGATAGCGAGGCAGATCAAAACAAGGATGATGCAATGGAGGACCCCTGA